A single region of the Acidobacteriota bacterium genome encodes:
- a CDS encoding CHAT domain-containing protein translates to MRQAAINEQSAPAYHALGEYYLATGDFEKAIENFEKALTKSPNDAKIHSDLGAAYLETGKLSKRQEREKKIETAQSGLAFGKSFEHLQKALELDGSLLTALFNLAILRQEMDMSEASQEEAWQKYLEKDRASKWASEAQERIEEIQNKRKQNSRSEEELFQNFLIAYQIQDNPAIWDLIRQNYEVTGGKIEHQLITGYFNLCLENQEDRAEERLEALSYLGQLLKQKTGDCFIYDLANFYQSSSHIKKREIAQAYEILKRGQQHILNERIEEAIEDYRSGRAIMQNGGDRPDEVLVDYLLGHAYLLKSDPAWAFSTFEQALKTCVAKKYKWFTSQILQGIAIAHMSFWDYSKAIYKSNAALTLAEELENPDAQAKALHQLGSEFFYLKDYSRSLNFYLRNLQLLNAFPAAPRQKWRAYISIAQPLGKLGLHTSAIEYQKQALQIARDLNAPLFIWRSYALLGATYADQGDFQEALNNVEKAIELGKSLPDERASQNALAQSFLQRANLYKLKKEYNAAIQDYDQAIELYESLGFKAFDYSAFSGKLLSCIAQGECSSFDKTLETTLNIFDRHRSTIREQNNRDSFFESEQAVFDAAIDHEFSIKGNPQRAFEYSEKCRARSLLDLASTSSLKTAPLTSSESEMDFPVQPMGLGEIQAQLPQEAQIVQYQVMDSGLIVWVLSRDNFSSQKSPIDINALNHDIAGYLDLIKKSPQGNRLELKQSSEELYKILIEPIEGWLDKNKQLCIVPDKILNRIPFAALFSEPSQKYLLEEFKLCVAPSSTLFILSSIAALEKQGVKNERLLSVGNPAFDHQRFPDLEDLPSAGTEAENIKRFYAPDSSCLVGKRAIKKPIEREMARVDIIHLALHSIIHEKSPLLSKLLLTSPSSSSPLSEDATSELTCGEIYNLNLKRPRLVILSACSTAVEGYYGAGMLGIARPFIAKSIPLVVASLWAVDSPTTKDLMIAFHQYRKKNGMSTVAALRQAQLDILQAPDERIHSPYYWAAFVTIGGCAGF, encoded by the coding sequence TTGCGGCAAGCGGCAATCAACGAGCAGAGCGCCCCCGCCTATCACGCGCTCGGCGAGTATTACTTAGCGACCGGAGATTTCGAGAAAGCGATTGAGAATTTCGAGAAAGCCTTAACGAAAAGCCCCAACGACGCCAAAATCCACAGCGATCTCGGCGCGGCATATTTGGAAACGGGTAAACTGAGCAAAAGGCAAGAACGCGAGAAAAAGATTGAAACGGCGCAAAGCGGTCTGGCATTTGGAAAAAGTTTCGAGCATCTTCAAAAAGCTCTCGAACTGGATGGCTCTCTGCTGACTGCCCTTTTCAACCTGGCGATTCTCAGGCAAGAGATGGATATGTCTGAAGCCTCTCAAGAAGAGGCTTGGCAAAAGTATCTCGAAAAAGACCGGGCATCGAAATGGGCAAGCGAAGCGCAAGAGAGAATTGAAGAAATCCAAAATAAACGTAAACAAAATTCCAGGAGCGAGGAAGAATTATTTCAAAATTTTCTCATCGCTTACCAAATTCAAGATAACCCCGCCATTTGGGATTTGATTCGTCAAAATTATGAGGTTACCGGCGGCAAGATTGAGCATCAGTTAATTACCGGATACTTCAACCTTTGCCTGGAAAATCAGGAAGACCGGGCTGAGGAACGACTTGAAGCGTTGTCATACCTCGGTCAATTGCTCAAACAAAAAACCGGGGATTGTTTCATCTATGACTTAGCAAATTTCTATCAATCTTCTAGCCATATAAAAAAAAGGGAAATCGCCCAAGCCTATGAGATTTTAAAGCGCGGGCAACAGCATATCCTGAACGAGAGAATAGAAGAAGCCATAGAAGATTACCGAAGCGGTAGAGCAATCATGCAAAATGGCGGAGACCGCCCCGACGAAGTTTTGGTTGATTATCTGTTAGGGCATGCTTATTTATTAAAGTCTGATCCGGCTTGGGCGTTTTCCACATTTGAACAGGCATTAAAAACCTGCGTGGCAAAAAAGTACAAGTGGTTCACCTCGCAAATTCTTCAGGGCATCGCCATTGCCCATATGTCCTTTTGGGATTACTCTAAAGCCATTTACAAAAGTAATGCGGCTTTAACCCTGGCAGAAGAGTTAGAAAATCCCGATGCTCAGGCAAAAGCTTTACACCAATTAGGGTCTGAATTTTTTTACCTGAAAGATTATTCCAGGTCATTAAATTTTTATCTTCGTAACCTTCAACTGCTGAATGCCTTTCCAGCCGCACCCAGACAAAAATGGCGAGCTTATATTTCCATTGCGCAACCGCTTGGTAAACTGGGATTACACACCTCGGCTATCGAATATCAGAAACAGGCGCTACAGATTGCCCGGGACTTGAACGCGCCGTTATTCATCTGGCGTTCCTATGCCCTGCTGGGGGCGACTTATGCTGATCAAGGTGATTTCCAGGAAGCCCTGAATAATGTGGAGAAAGCCATTGAACTGGGCAAATCGCTTCCTGATGAACGAGCTTCCCAAAACGCTCTTGCCCAATCATTTCTACAACGCGCTAACTTATATAAACTAAAAAAAGAGTACAACGCGGCTATCCAGGATTATGATCAAGCCATTGAGCTTTATGAGTCACTGGGTTTCAAAGCTTTTGATTACTCCGCTTTCTCCGGGAAACTGTTATCGTGCATCGCGCAAGGGGAATGTTCATCTTTTGATAAAACTTTAGAAACCACACTAAACATTTTTGATCGCCACCGTTCAACCATCCGGGAGCAGAATAATCGCGATTCTTTTTTCGAGAGCGAGCAGGCAGTATTTGATGCCGCCATCGATCATGAATTTTCAATAAAGGGGAATCCTCAAAGAGCCTTTGAATATTCAGAAAAATGCCGGGCAAGGTCGTTACTGGATTTAGCCAGTACCAGTTCTCTCAAAACCGCTCCCTTAACCAGTTCCGAGTCAGAGATGGATTTTCCTGTGCAACCGATGGGGTTGGGAGAAATCCAGGCGCAATTGCCTCAAGAAGCACAAATCGTTCAGTACCAGGTCATGGACAGCGGTTTGATTGTTTGGGTTCTCTCCAGAGATAATTTTTCAAGCCAAAAATCGCCAATCGATATTAACGCTTTAAACCACGACATCGCCGGTTATCTTGATTTAATAAAAAAATCGCCTCAAGGAAATCGCCTTGAACTCAAACAAAGCTCTGAGGAACTCTATAAAATTCTCATCGAACCCATTGAGGGGTGGTTGGATAAAAACAAGCAGTTGTGTATTGTCCCCGATAAAATTCTTAATCGTATTCCTTTTGCCGCTCTCTTCTCTGAACCATCACAAAAATATTTACTCGAAGAATTCAAACTCTGTGTAGCGCCAAGCTCGACGCTTTTCATTCTCAGTTCGATAGCGGCACTGGAAAAGCAAGGGGTCAAAAACGAACGCTTACTGAGCGTTGGCAACCCGGCTTTTGATCACCAGCGTTTTCCTGACCTGGAGGATTTACCATCAGCCGGTACAGAAGCAGAAAACATAAAACGTTTCTACGCTCCCGATTCGTCCTGTTTGGTTGGCAAACGGGCGATAAAAAAACCGATTGAACGTGAGATGGCGAGAGTTGACATCATTCATTTAGCCCTGCATTCCATTATCCATGAAAAGTCCCCGCTATTATCTAAGCTATTACTGACAAGTCCATCATCTTCTTCCCCTCTATCAGAGGACGCAACCAGCGAATTGACTTGCGGTGAAATCTACAACTTGAATCTCAAGCGCCCAAGACTGGTTATCTTATCTGCCTGTAGTACCGCCGTAGAAGGATACTACGGAGCAGGAATGCTTGGTATTGCGCGCCCT